A stretch of DNA from Nerophis ophidion isolate RoL-2023_Sa linkage group LG18, RoL_Noph_v1.0, whole genome shotgun sequence:
gctttaacggcataattacacagtattttggacatctgtgttgctgaatcttttgcaatttgttcaattaatattggagaagtcacagtagaaagatggagttgggaagctttagcctttagccacacaaacacacggtgattccttgtttaaaattcctggaggtgaaactttcctatggatcagagcgcggtcaagccaacatggatccctaccaaatgtcaaccagcaggtttcggtgagaaatttgtggttaacaAGTCAGTTCTttccggagaaaagctgagcttgtgccgtccatagctgtcgtcgactcccctgagacactgcgcgtgaagacacccgtggacacacccctccgactatcaggtactatttaactcactaaaacacttgcaacacaatagaaagttaagggatttcccataattaacctagtaaatgtgtctaaaaacatcggaatccgtcccaatgcaatcgcgtttcttttcttttctagtccgtcgctattaatatcctcaaacacaaatctttcatcctcgctcaaattaatggggaaattgtcgttttttcggtccgaatagcactttttgttggaggctcccattaaaaacaatgtgaatatgtgaggagccatcacacgggtgacgtcatcgtctgcgacttccggtagagacagggcttttctcttagcaccgaaagttgcaaactaaatcctttcagcaaaaatatggcaatttcgcgaaatgatcaagtatgacacatagaatggacctgctatccccgtttgaataagaaaatctaatttcagtaggcctttaaatcacacACCTAACTGTGATGGGATTCACGGCTCTTTAAAGGGAGCCGGATCTCgaggagccgttcaaaagactggctCGTTATTATGATGTAGATCAGAATAATTACATTTTCACAAACATTAAAAGGTTTGAAAATGATTCCGAAATATTggctaaaatgttgtttttagttGTTTTCATTGTGAATATTCACTGCTCACTAGTTTGGATTTTTCCCTCACCTAAAAAAATGTGCAGAAttgtaacaaaaaacaaaataagtaaTAATTAAATGAAAATAAGTACAAATGAAATGTATTAATGCATACAGaaaatatgaataaaacattTACCAACAGTAGGACATAATAAAAATTGGCAGGGTACACAACTGTACTACCATACCTGATGTGTGTACGTTTGAACTACCACCCTTTAGAATAATCCCCCGGCAAAgtgaattcaaataaaataaataggtaataataataataatgcacagaCAGACAAATATTACACGGCAGGAGATGGAATGTTTGTAACTTTTTGAACTTATTCCAAATTTATTTGGTTTTTAGTACAGGTTCTTTAAAAccggcatgttaaaaaaaagtgatattaatcgagatacatttttttttgtattattttgtcacatCTCCCAGTCAAAGGGTCTAATAATCACtttggaataatcacaaatacgaaacctataatattaaaaaaattaatttttccacatctttatttacaccaaGTATATATGAGAGTACAGATGAATACCGGTGTTGATAAGGAGTATCGATATTTGTATCGGTAAAATCATAACAATATACATTCCTACACAagcagcttaaaaaaaaaaaaaactacgtaGACTTTTGTTAGACAATTGTTTATTGTGCAAACTATCAACACATTTTATCTGTCCAGTAATTGTTTACATGCATATGTTAGATCCATGTACGATTTCCATCAGTGcatattaataataatcaaacgaatacatatttatacattttattttattgttcgtGCATCTACTGGGGGTTAAGCCTCTTATGAAGAACTTAAATCAAGGGTCCTTGTACGCACCACAATTATGTGatatgagatgcaaaagtgaaactgcAAGATGATTCAGtccgatgctgccacaaatagattcaTCATATTTGTACCCGTCTTGTTGGCGCTGTGTGTGAATCATAAATGGGAGCTTTGATGacgttatgacgtctgtgttATGTGAACAGTGAGGAGCTGAGTCTACCTCTAACCTTTTTGCAAGGGAGTGTAGGTTGTGTCACACACTCCTAATTTAACTATAGTATTTGACAAAGCAACTGATTGACATAGCGTAGGTTTAGCCTTTCAAACCTTTGTTTTGTCCTGCCAAATTGCTGCAATTtttcaaacatttgttttttgcgCTTGTGTGCGTATTTTTGGCATTGTTTTTTTGAATGTGCAACTTTAATTTGTTTGCAGAATTTGTGGGTTTATGGTTGGGGATCCTTCCTGTGTTTTGCAGGCGTTTGGACATTGCTGTGCGTATTCCCACACGGTGCATAGGGGACGTGTCGGTTGTAGGTTTCATCTTTCATGCTTTTGGAAACATGATGCTGTCCTGGCTCCACACAAACAGGTTTGCACTAAATAGCAAGTAAACAAGCTGCTGCCATCTACCGCTTGATTGAAGCGGtctttgattttatttttattttatggacTATACGTTAGGGGCATTAAAAGAAATCCATTCACATTTAAGTGGCGATTTTAAGTCGATTAATAGTTTAAGAGAATCgattgaaaaaaatacatgttatgtgtgtgtgtgtgtttatatatatatatatatatatatatagtgtctatatatatgcatatatagtgtctatatatatatatgtatatatgatgtataaatatattactatattatatatgcatatatatataaatatagtgtctatatatgtatatatagtgtgtatatatatatatatatgtgtatatatgatgcataaatatattatatatgcatatatatatatgcatataagtgaagtgaattatatttatatagtgcttttttctagtgactcaaagcactttaaattgtgaaacccaatatctaagttacatttaaaccagtgttggtggcactaggagcaggagTGTAAAGTGtcttgaggtattgtgtggcagaacaatagttgtggatcgactactaccagtccagcgtacttgatctgaccaatctaagtctatgagcacgaactgatgaagcctactcggatgagcggcgaaatgtcttccaagacaaaccaagcagtccagttgcgaatTTGACCGTTCATATCGAcatgaacacaacacaacaacatatggACAACAAACCAGAATTgatctgcagtgtgaacaaggcctaaTACTGCCACCTAAAGACCTGATGTAACACATGAaagacaaatatacagctgtggGACCTACACCTTATATAGGTTTCAATGCCGATCAATACATTCATGGAAACACAAACACTTCTAAATGTTTGGTATTCAAAAGTAACCAGACTTCATTGTCAAGACTAGCCACAACAAAAAAGGCGAATTTTCCTTATATGTACATGCCTGCGCCGCTTCCAGTGTAAGACCCTGGTTCAATTCTTGAAGCTCTGTATGGAATGAACACAGGAGCTTGAGGCGTGGGCTGGAAACTGGACTGGTAGGACACAGAGGGATTGTAGGACACAGAGGGATCGTACGCCAGCGTGTACGGCGCGCTGTTCTGGCTCATGTACAAGGAGTTGACTGGTGTGTACAGCTTTCCGAGCGGGTTCGAGCTTCTCATGGACGAATGATAGACTTCGTTGCCTTGAAACAAGAGCGTTGTGCTTTCAGGCCGGCCTGGGTTCAGGAGGACCGGCAGTGTGGCTCGTGCGGCGTCGCTTGTCACTATTTGAGGATTGACCAGCTGATGTGCGTCAGAGCTGTGCTGCAGGGATGGTTGGAAGATGTTGGATCTAAGGCTGGAAACACTTGAAATGGGCTGATATATCATCGGATTGAGGTTCCTCGGCGGCGTGTTGTATCTGAGCAAGTGTGGCGGGTGGTAAAGAGCATTTGACCTTTTGTCCGAGGTCTGACGACTGCAGATGAACAACAAGGCGGAGCAGAAAAGAACGGCTCCCGTCACCCAGCCGATGTAAAGGGCATCCCCTAGTTCTCTTCTCTGTGCATCGATTAACAACGGGTTGTAGAAGTCCCGGATGATCACATGACCAGTCCACGACACTGGGATGAAGACACAGACACAAGCCAGGAGCTGCATTCCGCCTGCCACCGACAGGATCACATTCTTTGCCCTTTTGTTACCCTGGAGACAGGAAGTGCAACGTAGCCCCAAAATGGCTATCATGAGCCCTAGTCCGGACAAGGCCACCGAGCAGCACATGAGACCCCTGGCGGCCTGGAGCTCGGCAGGCAGGAACAGGAGCGAGTCGTACACCTTACACTGCATCCTTATGTTCGCCTGGCGGTAGCAGTTCATCCACAGGCCTTCCCAGCGGGTCTCCATGACGATGATGTTCTCCCCTATGAACGCCGTTACCTTCCACATGGGCATGCCGGTGGTGGCGGCTGCGCCGATAAGCCCTACCAGGCCGATGCACATGGCGGCTATCTCGGGAATTCCTTCAACCATCGTTCAGAAGATTATAATCCAGGTGTTCTGATCTAAAATGCAGGACGCAAGTCAACTAATTCCCGTTTCTTGCGGCCATCTTGGAGGAAGAAGATCTTTCAGCAACGTGCGGCAGGCTCAACTGATGCGTTTGTGGACGGTACAGCAAGGTTTGTTGTGGGAAAGTAGCTTTGGAGGCTTTGGTTGGTTCAGGGAGAAGATGAGGGTACGAATAAttgcttattttgtgtttatggttGGTCTGGCTAGAAACTGGTTTGATAACTTGTACGACGAGATAAGCACTCAGAGAGCATTGAACTCCAACAATCCCTATCTcctattagtaaaaaaaaactacagaaCATGGATCGGCCCCAAAAAGTAAATCCTAAAAGTTAAACCGGCCGTAACATTTTAGGCTGGTAGTAGCGTATTGAAGAACAACTGTTGTCTGTCTCTGCTATCTTTGTCTCTCCAGGGCTGCTagcatacacactcacacagaggTCTAAACATAAAGTAACCTAGTAGAAATGATCTGGATCCGCCCCAAAATCCAAGTAGTTGTTCCTTATCTCAGTCCAGACAGAAATTTCTATGAGCTAATTAAATTGTCAAGCCAACAGCAACGATTACATAACTTCCTGGCAAACGTAAATATACCAGAGCACACCTTTATGATTCATCAATCAGTTGTTGGACTATTGGCTCACTCTACTGGTCCATATTCAGATTAGTTACACTTTTGTATTTTGATTAATCGCGGTGAACCACACAAAATTATTTGCGTGAAAATCTCACATAAGGCCACGAACATTGGGTTGTGACCGACATATtagtacgtgctatcgtaatgtaatcaaggtaGCGTCGTTTgcattgttagcattattaatttacaatgacattatttttgtattgtttctgtttcacaaattcctcagccCCAATTAATATCAATATTTCAACATTGTAAAACCAAATCTAgattttgtgaaaaaaacaaagctGTCAGCTCATTCACGAGAATTTGCACCGTAAAATACGCTTACCACCTTAGTCTACAGTCATGTTTTTACAGAGCAttattgtaaatgaaaaaaaaggtaCCActgtttttcctgtaaaattcttGGGACTGAGCTGCCCAAATTTTGCGGTAAAAGCCACTGACTTTATTTCTGACAGTGTAAATACAATAGAATTACAGGCAGACATACATGAAACAAACAGACATAACTTTATTTCGCATTAATATAGTTGATAGTGTCTAGTATAAAAATACAAGGAGAATTGTTTTAGGAgcattctaattattatttgttGCGGATTAAGTGgcaataaaacaaatttacatagcAAAAGTTGCTTCCTCTCATAGATAGCGGACAATGGAAGTGCGGCCTACAGGTGTTAGACTTAAAGCTCTTTGTATCTATTCAAAACAGTTTCTGGTCATGTGATCACGCTTGGTCGGCGGCCACAGGGACTACCCTCTTCGCAAACAAAGAGACGCATCCACACCTTCAACAAACAGCAACCATCTCTTGGCTTCCCGTCCAACTTCTGCATATCAGCTCTTTCAGAACCTTGAAATCTTTAAACAACTAGCAACTATCATATTTTTGTAAAACAACTAGCCATAACATCAAAAACCACTGTCGGTTACGTTAGCGTTTTCTTGTTTCTGGCATTGAAGAAAGAAGACAGTCTACCAAGTCCAATGAGATGATTGGGATTCTGATATACATAGTTTATCCTCACTGGACTTGGGATCTGATTGGTACGAATAATTGACAAAGGTGGTATTGTTTAGTTTCTGTCGATGCTGTCACGCAACCTTTAGTGAGGTCCTCTGATTGGCCCCACTCCCAGTCATGGCCTCAGTCAGTGTTCAAAGATAAGCCACTCCACTGCGTACAGACGGGTACCTGGACTGGTAGCTGTAGTTGGTGGATGGATGTCTGGACAGCACCGGCTGGGCTTGGGGAAGCAGCACAAGCTGTTGAGGCTGCAGGGTCTGGATGGGCTGCGGAGGGTACACCGTGTAGTCGGAGTTCCTGGAGTAGACGTACTTCCTCGGGTCTTGGTCCTCCGCCTGTAAATTGCAGCAAGTGAACAGGCATCCACCAGCAAAGAGAAAGGCCCCGGCCACCCAGCCGATGTAGAGGGCCTCCCCCAGCTCCCGGCGCTGGGCGTCGAGCAGTAAAGGGTTGTAGAAGTCCCGAATGATAACGTGCCCCGTCCAGGACACGGGGATGATGACGCAGATGCACGACAAGATGACCATGGTTCCGGCGATGATGAGCACCAGCCGCTTTGCTCGGTGGTTTTGAATGCACGACGTGCACTGCAGCCCCAACAGGCTCACCAGCACGCCCAGACCGCCGAGAGCCAGAGCGCAGCACATGAGACCCCGTGCCGCCTGTAGGTCGGGGGGCAAGGCCAGGAGAGAGTCGTAGACCTTACACTGCATCCTGATGTCGGCCTGTTTGAAGCAGTTCATCCACAGACCCTCGTAGCGGGTCTCGAACACGATGATGTTCTCTCCAATGAAGGCTGTGACTCGCCACATCGGCATGCCTGTGCTCGCCGCCACGCCGATCAGCCCGATCAGGGTCACGAGAAGACCCAGCAGCTCCAGTGCGGAGTTGGCCATCCCGTTCTACGTGTAGGCTGTGGCAGGCGGCAGTCCTGGCGGGAGGTAGTCGCATCCCAGCGGAGAGGGAGGTGTTCACCTTTTCTGTGTACACGGGAGGGGTGGGAATAGCACCCCCGTTGCTAAGAGACCAATTCCCCTCAGGCCACTTTTTTCTTTGTGTGGCGAACAGGAATCGCAGGTCTCAATTTACATCCTCACATTACCTTTATTTTTCTATAACACATGTGCTTATTTGCGAGAtagtagaaatatggggaaagtacattttattcaccaactgtgttacaaaaaattaTGGAGAACActcaaataatttattttgtaaaGCCAAAAACTTgctaacagctaaaatgatgcacaaagcaaacaatAACCTGCTATCCAAGAATGCACAACATAACATGACCTGTatgcacttaaaacctttagtatatcagtatgtgcaaTCAAATTATGGAATTAATTAAAGTGTCAGTAGAGTGGAAGAACAAGTTGCCTCTTTTATGAAGCTAGTAttatatatatctgatttatgacacaatgacttccaaagtttgcgagtaaattGATataatcaaaatagtatcaatctcacagataTTCAGGAGTCATTTTGATGGCGTGACGTGGAGGAAAAACaccagatcccttccccatcagcaacaatgctaatcaagcagacttttaCGACGTTCACTTTGTGACAAACTTATATTTTTTGAGGCCGAATATAATGAGGATGGTCCACAAATTTTAGACGCAGAGTACTAAATGGACgtagctttattgtgacactatagcattagcagcattgctaggtggtaaacatacaaactaaccataattaATCCAAATAAAACAAACACGATAATATTTGTGATGTTGGATGTCGATTTACAGGACGTTCTCAATATTCCGTTTGGATGAAGACTCAATCGCAATCGTCATGAAAGGTTAAAAATAGTTCCTGTAATGAGTGTCTTTTTTGCCATCTTGGGGGATATGAAAGTGGACCAGCCTGTCGGTCCATGGCCAAAATTGTCTCCTGGCAGGTTGACAAAtgttacttttagcaagtttgagaccaagCAGAAGCATCCGAAGTTTGTCAACAATAACAGCGTaaactagcattagctcactgctattaatgcgccgctaaaatagtccgtctgcgttagcgcttataataacaatatcactcatatttggttcattttcaggttacgacatgtaaatggagtattgttggcgctttctggatgtttttagacgATTTAGAACgcataaacaaatattaacatacgggttcttgtcttacataaggattgtgaatgataaacggCACATCCCTTTCAAATTTGTGCGTATTTCcaaataatatggtcagagtgcagaagcgttactacAGTGACGTAGAATCTACGGAAATTGCTGAAGATATTCGGattggaatattcaaaatggcagaCAAAATTTGTGGCAATTTGTGATGTTTAGACTGTGTTTTTACACACTGcgaattgtaaatacaattgtatATGGTTTAATGCAAGAGTGCCTACATTTCGTGACTTGGCTGCCGAAAGCCGACTGCGTGTAAAGTAACTGTGTGTGACCTTTGGTAGTTGCATTTTTCCccccaccatgactagggaaggttgtttggcttgtgtcatataagtaaatgctgtgctagtATTTAAATGTACTTTCAAGGGTAATAGATCTTATTTActcacatacatagatacatagatTTCTCATTGagtcacatttgactaactgcactagagcaggcaattacagagcctgctagtctgggtgaggagtcagttaagttagaactagccagcgccaggctgaataatccctgcacacatagcaattttcttagaataatacacaactcacataatgttttttctgctaggACTGtgccagagttggacatgcgttctactgaggtggcaaattatgatgcgttcagtttatcaaagcaccaagcaaacaatctgaaaataccCGTCATattaattcctagatatggtcgtaattattttaagtgcattactcataataaacgcaacattattgatattgatattacggataatttgatcaaaaactcattaaaacagcccactacctataatatgggctttttaaacataagatcattgtctcccaaaacgttattagttaatgaggtcattagagacaacaatcttaacgtcatcggtctcagcgaaacctggcttaaaccagacgacttttgcgctaaatgaggcttctcctaactatacgaatgcgcacaTTGCccatccccttaaaaggggtggggggtctcactaatatacaacggaaactttaaccttagtcctaacctaaataatacatatacatcgtttgaggtgctcactgtgaggtctgtcacaccgctgcctctatacctggctgttatctaccgccccacagggccctattcggactttatcaaagaattctcagagttcgttgctgatataGTGACGCACcccaataatataattataatgggggactttaatatccatatgaataccccatcggacccaccgttcgtggcgctccagactataattgatagctgtggttttacacaaataataaatgaagtcacgcatcgcaacagtaatacgatagacctagtgcttgtcctgggtatcaccatttccaaagttatgatactcccaatcatgtccaatcattaccttataaaattcaaagttcagactcatgttcggcaagctaataataataataataactgctatagcagccgcaacattaatacggccacaacgatgactcttgctggcctactgcccttggtaatggcaccattcccaaagtatgtgggctctattgataacctcactaacaattttaactacgccctgcgcgaaaccattgatagtatagaaccgctgaagttaaaaaaggctccaaaaaggcgtaccccgtggtttactgaagaaactagagctcagaaattattatgtataaagctggaacgcaaatggcgcacgactaaacttgaggtgcaccatcaagcatggagtgatagtttaataacttataaacgcatgcttaccttagctaaagctaaatattgctcaaatctcatccgccttaaaaaaaacgatcctacatttttgttaagtacagtagcatcgctaacccaacaagggactccttccagtagctccacccactcggcagatgactatatgaatttctttaataagaaaattgaactcattagaaaggagattaaagacaatgcgtcccagccacAACTGGGTTCtgttaacacagatacgactgtatgtACAGCGAATACTGCCCTCCAAATTagcttctctcgttttgatgaaataacattagaagaattgttacaatgtgtaaatggaatagaacaaacaacatgcttgcttgacccacttcctgggaaccttatcaaggagctcttggtattattaggtccatcagtgctaaatataataaacttatcactttcctctggcactgttcccctagcattcaaaaaagcggttattcatcctctccttaaaagacctaacatcgatcctgacctcatggtaaactaccgactagtctcaccttccctttatttcgaaaatcctcgaaaaaattgtcgcagagcagttaaatgaacacttagcatctaacaatctatgtgaaacctttcactACGGTTtaagggcaaatcactctacggagacagccctcgcaaaaatgactaatgatctattgctaacgatggattctgatgagtcatctatgttgctgctcctcgatcttagcgctgctttcgataccgtcgatcataatattttactaGAGCGTATtcaaacacgaattggtatgtcagacttagccctgtcttggtttaactcttatcttactgacaagttgcagtgcgtctcccataacaatatgatctcggactatgttaaggtaacgtgtggagttccccagggttctgtCCTTGgctctgcactcttcagcatctacatgctgccgctacgtgacatcatacgcaaatacggtgttagctttcactgttatgctgatgacacccaactctacatgcccctaaagctgaccaacacgctggattgta
This window harbors:
- the LOC133537082 gene encoding claudin-4-like, which produces MANSALELLGLLVTLIGLIGVAASTGMPMWRVTAFIGENIIVFETRYEGLWMNCFKQADIRMQCKVYDSLLALPPDLQAARGLMCCALALGGLGVLVSLLGLQCTSCIQNHRAKRLVLIIAGTMVILSCICVIIPVSWTGHVIIRDFYNPLLLDAQRRELGEALYIGWVAGAFLFAGGCLFTCCNLQAEDQDPRKYVYSRNSDYTVYPPQPIQTLQPQQLVLLPQAQPVLSRHPSTNYSYQSRYPSVRSGVAYL
- the LOC133537081 gene encoding claudin-8-like; protein product: MVEGIPEIAAMCIGLVGLIGAAATTGMPMWKVTAFIGENIIVMETRWEGLWMNCYRQANIRMQCKVYDSLLFLPAELQAARGLMCCSVALSGLGLMIAILGLRCTSCLQGNKRAKNVILSVAGGMQLLACVCVFIPVSWTGHVIIRDFYNPLLIDAQRRELGDALYIGWVTGAVLFCSALLFICSRQTSDKRSNALYHPPHLLRYNTPPRNLNPMIYQPISSVSSLRSNIFQPSLQHSSDAHQLVNPQIVTSDAARATLPVLLNPGRPESTTLLFQGNEVYHSSMRSSNPLGKLYTPVNSLYMSQNSAPYTLAYDPSVSYNPSVSYQSSFQPTPQAPVFIPYRASRIEPGSYTGSGAGMYI